Proteins encoded together in one Clupea harengus unplaced genomic scaffold, Ch_v2.0.2, whole genome shotgun sequence window:
- the mpi gene encoding mannose-6-phosphate isomerase — MEDIRVFPLSCVVQNYAWGKVGLESEVAKLVIGDDPQAVIGHDQHYAELWMGAHPKGDASIKDNRIPQRTLGQWIAENPACLGLKVKDTFHGQLPFLFKVLSVNTALSIQAHPNRELAVQLHTQFPEHYPDSNHKPEMAIAITHFEGLCGFRPVEEISAFLKTVPEFHTLVGNEASEELQNNVNNSHRAAKALKMCFTRMMNCEKKVFVDQLNMLVKRITDDEEAGKDTLGSYGKLLLRLNSQYPGDIGCFSIFFLNHMILEPGQAMFLGASEPHAYLSGDCIECMACSDNTVRAGLTPKYIDVNTLCEMLNYTPSPASSKVFPCTQDCSDPFVYLYDPAVPDFSVMRIEIPTTVKDYTVNPVDSASILLVVSGEATATAPPSQTDLILRKGSVIFISANESVLLRVTSTCGITMYRACCLL; from the exons TATTTCCTTTGTCATGTGTGGTACAAAATTACGCCTGGGGAAAGGTTGGACTGGAAAGTGAAGTGGCCAAACTGGTGATTGGAGATGATCCCCAAGCAGTTATTGGACATGATCAACACTATGCTGAG CTCTGGATGGGTGCGCACCCAAAAGGGGATGCTTCCATTAAAGACAACAGGATACCACAGAGGACACTTGGACAGTGGATTGCAGAAAATCCAGCATGCCTGGGGTTGAAAGTCAAAGACACATTTCATGGACAGCTGCCATTTCTTTTTAAAGTCCTGTCTGTGAATACCGCATTATCAATTCAGGCTCACCCTAACAGA GAGTTGGCTGTTCAGCTCCATACCCAGTTTCCAGAGCACTATCCCGACAGCAACCACAAGCCTGAGATGGCAATAGCAATAACACATTTTGAGGGTCTGTGCGGCTTTAGGCCAGTGGAAGAAATCTCAGCCTTTCTGAAAA ctgTTCCAGAGTTTCATACACTAGTTGGAAATGAAGCCTCAGAGGAACTACAGAACAATGTCAACAACTCGCACCGTGCTGCCAAGGCTTTGAAGATGTGCTTCACCAGAATGATGAACTGTGAGAAGAAAGTATTTGTTGATCAGCTCAACATGTTGGTAAAAAGAATCACTGATGATG AAGAGGCAGGTAAAGATACCTTGGGAAGTTACGGGAAGCTTTTACTGCGACTAAATTCTCAGTACCCAGGGGATATAGGATGCTTCTCCATCTTCTTTCTCAACCACATGATTCTGGAGCCGGGTCAAGCCATGTTCCTGGGGGCCAGTGAGCCACATGCCTACTTGAGTGGAG ACTGCATTGAGTGCATGGCCTGTTCAGATAATACTGTGCGTGCTGGATTAACCCCGAAATATATTGATGTCAACACACTGTGTGAGATGCTGAACTACACCCCGAGCCCAGCCAGCTCTAAGGTGTTCCCCTGCACGCAAGACTGCTCAGATCCCTTCGTCTACCTCTACGACCCTGCTGTTCCTGACTTCTCTGTTATGAGGATTGAG ATCCCAACCACTGTGAAGGACTACACCGTTAACCCCGTGGACAGTGCTAGCATCCTGCTGGTGGTCAGTGGTGAAGCCACCGCTACTGCTCCACCTTCCCAGACTGATCTGATCTTGAGGAAAGGCTCTGTGATCTTCATCTCAGCCAATGAGAGTGTCCTTCTGCGTGTGACTTCGACATGTGGAATAACAATGTACCGTGCATGCTGCCTTTTATAG
- the ciao2a gene encoding cytosolic iron-sulfur assembly component 2A: MEIVTGLTATVSKLLQFSGLSVKKNVSGTKNMEEKALEVYDVIRTIRDPEKPNTLEELEVVSEKCVEVQELGDDEYLIIIKFSPTVPHCSLATLIGLCLQVKLQRCLPFKHKLEIYISEGTHSTEEDINKQINDKERVAAAMENPNLQEIVEQCVIEPDD; this comes from the exons ATGGAAATTGTAACCGGTCTGACAGCGACAGTTAGCAAGTTATTGCAGTTCTCCGGCTTGTCCGTGAAGAAGAATGTGTCTGGGACCAAAAATATGGAAGAAAAGGCGTTAGAGGTTTATG ATGTTATCCGTACCATTCGGGATCCAGAGAAACCCAACACACTAGAAGAACTAGAGGTCGTGTCTGAGAAATGCGTTGAAGTTCAGGAACTTGGGGATGATGAATACCTCATTATTATCAAGTTCTCCCCTACAGTACCCCACTGCTCTCTGGCAACGTTGATAG GCCTCTGTTTACAAGTCAAACTACAGCGATGCCTACCCTTTAAACACAAG tTGGAAATTTACATTTCTGAAGGAACACACTCAACTGAGGAGGACA TtaacaaacaaatcaatgaCAAAGAGAGGGTGGCTGCTGCAATGGAAAATCCTAATCTGCAGGAAATTGTGGAACAGTGTGTTATTGAGCCTGATGACTAG